In Candidatus Contubernalis alkalaceticus, the following proteins share a genomic window:
- a CDS encoding SAP domain-containing protein, producing MGLVGLGALASGDILPGLLLIFSCAILISNGVKKRKKVSEEHTMSIISTPELNDYDSKANTHVNTEKATNFIQTPKQKKPSIFPSGITKQQQEQIESIIDNYSSDPRAMEREIIALMLGSSWEWPEFEEWHNKFSELGYFPHMWSSLENIPPEIPEEALNALEVFSKLSLNTRRLLIGNYAITSAKPITKAIADLGRRVNLIESQAKPLILELQEYGLAQYSLKLNQQLMVLKVDELKEICNEFNVAKSGKKADLIDRLVQEVPEEELKKNLPSEAQRDSAAIGFSLPLRARNAIQWEINKIRLLAHTIQFTLYRYRDIESIKQGGFKKAKVSGITDDPCPICGAKNGMYISIKQTDKMPPYHPGCRCSIFASFD from the coding sequence TTGGGTCTTGTAGGATTAGGGGCACTAGCATCAGGGGATATTCTTCCGGGATTACTGCTTATTTTTTCATGTGCTATTCTTATTTCTAATGGAGTAAAGAAAAGAAAAAAAGTTTCTGAAGAACATACTATGTCAATTATATCAACACCCGAACTTAATGATTATGATAGTAAGGCGAATACCCATGTAAACACTGAAAAAGCAACTAATTTTATACAAACACCAAAACAGAAAAAGCCATCTATTTTTCCTTCTGGAATTACTAAGCAACAACAGGAACAGATTGAGTCAATTATTGATAATTATTCCTCGGATCCACGAGCAATGGAAAGAGAAATAATTGCATTGATGCTTGGCAGTTCATGGGAATGGCCAGAATTTGAAGAATGGCATAATAAGTTTTCAGAGCTAGGTTATTTCCCACATATGTGGTCATCTTTAGAAAACATACCCCCTGAAATTCCTGAAGAAGCTCTTAATGCCCTTGAAGTATTTTCAAAATTATCACTAAACACAAGAAGATTGCTAATAGGAAACTATGCCATTACATCAGCAAAACCAATAACCAAAGCAATAGCAGACTTAGGAAGAAGAGTAAATTTAATTGAAAGTCAGGCTAAGCCTTTAATATTAGAGCTCCAAGAATATGGGTTAGCACAATATTCTCTCAAATTAAACCAACAATTAATGGTCTTAAAAGTAGATGAGCTTAAAGAAATATGTAACGAATTTAATGTCGCTAAGTCAGGTAAAAAAGCAGATTTAATAGATCGCTTAGTCCAAGAAGTTCCAGAAGAAGAGCTTAAAAAGAATCTACCAAGTGAAGCACAGCGGGATAGTGCTGCAATTGGGTTCTCTCTTCCTTTGAGAGCTAGAAATGCAATACAATGGGAAATTAATAAAATACGACTCCTTGCCCATACTATCCAGTTCACTTTATACCGGTATAGGGATATTGAATCAATTAAACAAGGTGGCTTTAAAAAGGCAAAAGTTAGTGGTATTACAGATGATCCTTGTCCGATATGCGGTGCTAAAAACGGAATGTATATTTCGATAAAGCAAACTGACAAAATGCCTCCATATCATCCTGGATGTAGGTGTAGTATATTTGCATCATTTGATTAA
- a CDS encoding helix-turn-helix domain-containing protein encodes MKALARRLIELRKEKKLTQHQLAEKINISRGSISMYELGERNPDYETLQIIADFYNVTTDYLLSRTNNRKKVLPEPTDQELEELLKHRNIKFHGEPLDDEDKEFIIDFTRMLKRKKEPSTIKEKQKKDLPTVKEQQFNYNPDLEKLVPRDEPDLGQALVKISATAYKHKLSQEETLYLTQKAIDHYGIPEAPEDSWAAHGPNMPGQIGREENEKE; translated from the coding sequence TTGAAAGCCTTAGCACGTAGGTTAATTGAACTTAGAAAAGAAAAAAAATTAACTCAACATCAGCTTGCGGAGAAAATTAATATCTCACGTGGCTCTATTTCCATGTATGAACTTGGAGAACGCAATCCTGATTATGAAACGTTGCAAATAATAGCAGATTTCTATAACGTCACAACCGATTATCTTCTCTCACGTACCAACAACCGCAAAAAAGTTTTACCCGAACCCACCGACCAAGAACTGGAAGAACTCCTTAAACACAGAAATATTAAATTTCACGGCGAGCCCCTGGACGATGAAGACAAAGAATTCATTATCGACTTCACTAGGATGCTTAAAAGAAAAAAAGAACCCTCTACTATCAAAGAAAAACAAAAAAAAGACCTGCCCACAGTCAAAGAACAGCAATTCAATTACAACCCCGATTTGGAAAAACTTGTCCCCAGAGACGAACCCGACCTCGGTCAGGCGCTGGTGAAAATATCAGCCACAGCCTACAAACATAAACTGTCCCAAGAAGAAACACTTTACCTAACACAAAAGGCAATAGACCACTACGGGATACCTGAGGCACCAGAAGACAGCTGGGCGGCTCACGGCCCGAATATGCCGGGTCAAATTGGGCGTGAAGAAAATGAAAAGGAGTGA
- a CDS encoding helix-turn-helix transcriptional regulator, giving the protein MREILIKHRKSRKLTQQEVADDLHITRSFYGMIETGNRNPTIKLALEIAKYFNADVKELFFEDNCHDTRHSKSSTA; this is encoded by the coding sequence ATGAGAGAGATTTTAATTAAGCATAGAAAGAGTAGAAAGCTAACACAGCAAGAAGTAGCTGATGACCTACACATTACAAGAAGCTTTTATGGAATGATTGAAACAGGAAACCGTAATCCCACTATAAAGCTTGCATTGGAAATAGCTAAATATTTCAATGCTGACGTGAAAGAACTTTTTTTTGAAGATAATTGCCACGATACGAGGCACTCCAAATCTAGTACCGCCTAA
- a CDS encoding zinc-ribbon domain-containing protein, with protein MNNINFKDLFKGKNTDVTCPNCHTAFKVAATKLLESGHLIECPSCGFKMVTDESVNKSVDNVNKSIKNLQKNIDRLNKS; from the coding sequence TTGAATAACATTAATTTTAAAGACTTGTTTAAAGGTAAAAACACTGATGTTACCTGTCCGAACTGCCATACAGCTTTCAAGGTTGCCGCCACAAAGCTGTTGGAATCCGGACACTTAATTGAATGTCCTTCGTGTGGGTTTAAGATGGTTACTGACGAATCGGTTAATAAATCAGTTGACAATGTTAATAAGAGCATTAAGAATCTGCAGAAAAACATTGACCGCTTAAACAAAAGCTAA
- a CDS encoding helix-turn-helix domain-containing protein has translation MRDLIEAARYRKKVPQRYVAKKLHMSLSSYQRLITDEENMTPEDALQLSDILDCPTLTMVYCRKQCVIGHRYCYDVLNNVDLSPTAILTKYRMEEREAAEALEVLAELFLNKRDKGDCTEGELTQIGKWAQELLDLEHVIETLKLRLWDFLDVGQLVKEHNQKCFEKRYVDSRKPELSFEEAV, from the coding sequence ATGAGAGATTTAATCGAGGCTGCCAGATACCGTAAGAAAGTCCCCCAGCGCTATGTTGCGAAGAAGTTACATATGTCACTCAGTAGTTACCAGCGCCTGATCACTGACGAAGAGAACATGACTCCTGAAGATGCCCTTCAACTGTCCGACATTCTGGATTGCCCCACTCTTACAATGGTTTACTGCCGAAAACAGTGTGTAATAGGCCACAGATACTGCTACGATGTGCTGAACAATGTGGACCTTTCACCCACTGCCATCCTGACCAAATACCGGATGGAGGAGAGGGAGGCAGCCGAGGCACTAGAAGTTCTGGCAGAGCTGTTTCTGAATAAAAGGGACAAAGGTGATTGCACGGAAGGGGAGCTAACCCAAATAGGGAAATGGGCCCAGGAGCTTTTAGACCTTGAGCATGTGATTGAGACCTTGAAGCTTAGACTGTGGGATTTCCTTGATGTAGGCCAGCTGGTCAAGGAACATAACCAGAAATGTTTTGAAAAGCGGTATGTGGACAGCAGGAAGCCGGAACTATCTTTTGAGGAGGCGGTGTGA
- a CDS encoding tudor domain-containing protein: MFEVGERVLSRYGIWHRIKSILSNGHYYECERLDTGKTNIIHKNNLRKAREADERAENHG, encoded by the coding sequence ATGTTTGAGGTGGGAGAAAGGGTGCTTTCCAGATACGGCATATGGCACAGGATAAAATCCATTCTCAGCAACGGTCACTACTATGAGTGTGAGCGCCTGGATACTGGCAAAACGAACATCATCCATAAAAACAATCTGAGGAAAGCGAGGGAAGCGGATGAAAGAGCAGAGAATCATGGTTAA
- a CDS encoding tyrosine-type recombinase/integrase has translation MRGHLKKRGKHYTIVLYMGTGPGGKPEYKWFSATKILSQGRPANKKEAEAIMNDLIKKVNTGAYVVTEDMTVADYLKFWLTHAQTKVAHSTYSRYEGIVKRHLIPKLGDVKLGKLQAHHLQQMYNDLLKPGSRLDGRPGPLSPRSVRYIHATIRRALGQAVYPWKMLATNPSESLELPERKKKDMNVWEEPQVKRFLDFMKDNSYYALYFLAFATGMRQSEILGLRWRDVYLDIKALAVRQVLEYIGKSVQFKEPKSQKSRRTISLPSSVVNVLRSYQSEMQAKGEQTKKAAKARDENDLVFQTRCGTPINKRNLIRHFSDAQEALNRELVKEDQPLLPRLTFHEIRHTHATLLLKAGEPTKVVQERLGHANIGITSDLYSHVLPNMQAHAADKIQEMLFNN, from the coding sequence ATGCGTGGGCACCTAAAAAAACGTGGCAAACATTATACTATTGTTCTTTATATGGGTACTGGGCCTGGTGGGAAGCCGGAATATAAGTGGTTTTCTGCTACAAAAATCTTAAGCCAGGGACGCCCAGCTAATAAAAAAGAGGCTGAGGCCATTATGAATGATCTCATTAAAAAGGTAAATACCGGGGCCTATGTGGTGACAGAGGACATGACGGTGGCTGATTATTTAAAATTCTGGTTAACCCATGCCCAAACAAAGGTTGCCCATAGCACTTACAGCCGATATGAAGGGATTGTTAAAAGGCACCTGATACCAAAACTGGGGGACGTTAAATTGGGTAAGCTACAAGCCCATCACCTGCAGCAGATGTATAACGATTTATTAAAGCCAGGTAGCCGCTTGGATGGTAGACCTGGACCCCTTTCCCCAAGATCCGTTCGCTACATTCACGCCACTATCAGGCGTGCCTTAGGACAAGCCGTATATCCGTGGAAGATGTTGGCCACAAACCCGTCTGAAAGCCTTGAACTTCCGGAGCGAAAGAAGAAAGATATGAATGTTTGGGAAGAGCCCCAAGTAAAGCGGTTCTTGGATTTTATGAAAGATAATTCTTATTACGCACTATACTTCCTCGCGTTTGCAACAGGGATGCGCCAGTCAGAAATTTTGGGCCTGCGGTGGCGTGATGTATACCTAGATATTAAAGCTTTGGCCGTCCGTCAAGTCTTAGAATATATTGGGAAAAGCGTTCAGTTTAAGGAACCTAAAAGCCAAAAATCCCGACGAACCATATCTTTACCCTCTAGCGTCGTTAATGTGCTGAGGAGCTACCAGTCAGAAATGCAGGCCAAGGGTGAGCAAACCAAAAAGGCTGCTAAAGCCCGGGATGAAAATGACCTAGTGTTCCAAACTAGATGTGGAACCCCCATCAATAAAAGGAACCTAATCCGACATTTCAGCGATGCCCAGGAAGCCTTGAACCGGGAGCTGGTGAAAGAGGATCAGCCGTTACTCCCTCGGCTCACGTTCCATGAAATTCGCCATACCCATGCTACCCTACTGCTTAAAGCTGGGGAGCCCACCAAAGTGGTACAGGAAAGGCTGGGCCATGCGAATATTGGTATTACCTCTGACCTCTATAGTCATGTATTGCCAAACATGCAGGCCCATGCAGCGGACAAAATTCAAGAAATGTTATTCAATAATTAG
- a CDS encoding phosphohydrolase: MRKGDWIETYTGRKFWPLDPRPEDICIKDIAHGLSHMCRYNGQSKFFFSVAQHSLNCAEHAKRMKLPQRYQLLCLLHDAAEAYVSDVAKPLKPYLPQFKNIENNIMTTVYEALNVRPPNSIEGNTISKIDTIMLVTEAKVLMTFDSWGDWLTDISPDDETVICERPITDIKHLFVNQLEMLLR, encoded by the coding sequence ATGAGAAAAGGTGACTGGATTGAGACATATACCGGTAGAAAGTTTTGGCCGCTGGATCCCAGGCCGGAAGATATCTGTATTAAGGATATAGCGCACGGGTTAAGTCATATGTGCCGCTACAACGGACAAAGCAAGTTTTTCTTTTCAGTAGCCCAGCACAGCTTAAATTGTGCCGAACATGCAAAGAGGATGAAACTTCCGCAAAGGTATCAGTTACTCTGCTTATTGCATGATGCGGCAGAGGCTTATGTTTCAGATGTGGCTAAGCCCTTAAAGCCGTATTTACCTCAGTTTAAGAACATTGAAAATAATATCATGACAACTGTCTATGAAGCGTTAAATGTTCGGCCGCCGAACTCCATAGAAGGGAATACGATTTCTAAAATTGATACAATCATGCTGGTTACAGAGGCCAAGGTCCTGATGACGTTTGATAGTTGGGGGGATTGGCTGACTGATATTTCTCCAGATGACGAAACTGTTATTTGTGAGAGGCCTATTACTGACATTAAACATCTTTTTGTAAATCAATTGGAGATGCTTTTAAGGTGA
- a CDS encoding DUF6906 family protein: MKNGKKLHRSMIDVLEKEGLDPADWLYVKNEMNKLTLAHRETGQKKTIYRKLARG; this comes from the coding sequence ATGAAAAACGGGAAAAAGTTGCACCGTTCAATGATAGATGTATTGGAAAAGGAAGGCCTGGATCCAGCTGATTGGTTATATGTCAAAAATGAGATGAACAAGCTGACCTTGGCGCATCGGGAGACCGGGCAGAAGAAGACAATATACCGGAAGCTGGCGAGGGGTTAG
- a CDS encoding DUF4373 domain-containing protein, which translates to MARPNKQGLDYFPLDVHLCKKFKFIEMKYGIAGFSIVVKLYQYIYANGYYVDWDDDTCLLFSDDIKADYSMVLDVIKECLARGIFDKTLFDKYSILTSSGIQKRYQEIVRRRKDVEVISEYLLIDGSFGVIVDTMSAECKYDESKSTQSKVNKSKVNKIKEYTPEFEEFWKYYPRKNEKKAAYEKWNARLKEGHTPEELIKSAKHYLKACQGKEKQFIKHGKTFLGDKKPFEDYIEPPEIEEDLPSYWQIKPRSDPEEKSEEDLPYPGLEEGFKRLYGKFGGH; encoded by the coding sequence ATGGCCAGGCCAAACAAGCAGGGCTTAGACTATTTTCCGCTTGATGTTCATTTATGTAAAAAGTTTAAATTTATTGAAATGAAATACGGTATAGCCGGCTTCAGTATCGTTGTTAAGCTGTATCAATATATTTATGCAAACGGATATTACGTTGACTGGGACGATGATACATGTCTTTTATTTTCCGATGATATTAAAGCTGACTATTCTATGGTTTTAGATGTTATAAAAGAGTGCTTGGCTCGAGGGATCTTTGATAAAACACTTTTTGACAAATACAGCATTCTTACATCATCGGGCATCCAAAAGAGGTATCAGGAGATAGTTAGGCGGCGGAAAGACGTCGAAGTGATATCGGAATACCTGCTTATTGACGGTTCCTTTGGGGTTATTGTTGACACTATGTCGGCAGAATGTAAGTATGATGAAAGCAAAAGTACACAAAGTAAAGTAAATAAAAGTAAAGTAAATAAAATAAAAGAATATACTCCCGAGTTTGAAGAATTTTGGAAATATTACCCCCGGAAAAATGAAAAGAAAGCAGCGTATGAAAAATGGAACGCCAGATTAAAGGAAGGACATACTCCAGAAGAACTCATCAAATCCGCAAAACATTACTTAAAGGCCTGTCAGGGAAAGGAAAAACAATTCATAAAGCACGGCAAAACATTCCTTGGGGATAAAAAACCATTTGAGGATTATATTGAGCCTCCTGAGATTGAAGAGGATCTTCCTTCATACTGGCAAATTAAACCCCGTTCAGACCCGGAGGAAAAATCCGAAGAAGACCTTCCTTACCCGGGACTGGAAGAAGGTTTTAAAAGGCTTTATGGCAAGTTTGGAGGACACTAA
- a CDS encoding replicative DNA helicase, whose amino-acid sequence MALSEKSLIGSVITEPNCIDLIRQYVPDGSYFKNILLGKVFDMAVTLQADGRQVDISTINDALNLKSEALKQIMNAVNETPTSAHAEDYAKMVRDYYARRLLSELRAVDPLDIKKYPNPLDVVTAIEQGTEKALGIINSSQETSVKDIVLVAYDEYCKEHEQGKNPNMISTGFYDLDELIDGLERGENIIIAARPSMGKTAFGLCICRNVAKRGKKVIIFSLEMRKERLINRIVCTEGSINATRFKRRKLEKEEFNRLITVMGNVGQMPLVIRDDVRTTTEIRSIIAREAAKGDVGLVMIDFLTLLSDPQPRGSSVHNHIGNIAKNIQQIGHAYNVPIITLAQLNRKVEDRNNKRPALSDLRESGNIEEAADKVLFIYREDYYEKDKSNHTGIAEIGAAKTRDGATGACKLLWTPEYTRFDNYCEE is encoded by the coding sequence ATGGCACTATCAGAAAAATCTCTCATCGGTTCTGTCATTACAGAGCCCAACTGCATAGATTTAATTCGTCAGTATGTGCCCGATGGGAGTTATTTTAAAAATATTCTCCTGGGAAAAGTTTTTGATATGGCCGTTACCTTACAGGCTGATGGGCGCCAGGTAGATATATCCACCATAAATGATGCCCTCAACCTGAAGTCTGAAGCCTTAAAACAGATTATGAATGCCGTGAATGAAACTCCTACTTCCGCACATGCTGAAGATTATGCAAAAATGGTCAGGGATTATTATGCCAGGCGGTTACTCTCAGAGCTCCGGGCCGTAGACCCGTTAGACATAAAAAAATACCCTAATCCCCTGGATGTTGTAACAGCCATTGAACAAGGGACCGAAAAGGCACTCGGTATCATAAACAGCTCTCAAGAAACAAGTGTAAAAGACATCGTCCTGGTTGCTTATGATGAATACTGTAAGGAGCATGAGCAAGGGAAAAATCCTAATATGATATCTACCGGTTTTTATGACCTGGACGAGCTTATTGACGGGTTGGAAAGGGGGGAGAACATCATCATAGCCGCAAGACCGTCAATGGGCAAAACAGCCTTTGGCCTGTGTATTTGCCGTAATGTAGCAAAGAGAGGGAAAAAGGTAATTATCTTTTCTCTGGAGATGAGAAAGGAACGTCTTATTAACCGTATAGTTTGCACAGAAGGCAGTATTAATGCCACCCGTTTTAAGCGCAGAAAGCTGGAAAAAGAAGAGTTTAATAGGCTTATAACTGTTATGGGTAACGTAGGTCAAATGCCCTTAGTAATCCGAGACGATGTGAGGACTACTACGGAAATCAGAAGCATAATAGCCCGGGAAGCGGCAAAGGGTGATGTCGGACTAGTGATGATTGACTTCCTTACACTTCTTAGCGACCCTCAACCACGGGGCAGTAGTGTTCATAACCATATCGGGAACATAGCAAAAAATATACAGCAGATAGGACATGCATACAATGTGCCAATTATTACCCTGGCACAGCTGAACCGGAAAGTGGAGGACCGGAATAATAAAAGACCTGCCTTAAGTGACTTAAGGGAAAGCGGAAATATTGAGGAAGCGGCGGACAAGGTCCTATTTATCTACCGAGAGGATTATTATGAAAAGGATAAATCAAACCATACCGGTATTGCGGAAATAGGAGCTGCTAAAACTCGGGATGGAGCAACGGGGGCATGTAAGTTGTTGTGGACCCCGGAGTATACCCGGTTTGATAATTATTGCGAGGAGTGA
- a CDS encoding Cas9 inhibitor AcrIIA9 family protein translates to MEKALEKLKTEMDGDKNNKYVQVVGEFLIEYLNNNPQAAEQILAEGKTIKGSLVEMKEEARKHQVDGCGVLTDQEGFEVALKYFEIEQGAPVVSKLVTKNSNDFDVSLDDFLS, encoded by the coding sequence ATGGAAAAAGCCTTAGAAAAGCTAAAAACCGAGATGGATGGAGATAAAAACAATAAGTATGTCCAGGTGGTAGGTGAGTTTTTAATTGAATACCTGAATAACAACCCCCAGGCAGCAGAGCAGATCCTGGCGGAGGGGAAAACCATCAAGGGAAGCCTGGTAGAGATGAAAGAAGAGGCCCGAAAGCACCAGGTAGACGGCTGCGGGGTGCTGACGGACCAGGAAGGTTTTGAAGTGGCACTGAAATACTTCGAGATTGAGCAGGGAGCACCAGTTGTTTCAAAGTTGGTGACAAAAAATAGTAATGACTTTGATGTAAGCCTGGACGATTTCCTTTCGTAG
- a CDS encoding PcfJ domain-containing protein, producing the protein MTKIAAEVIIPHMFTAYAEDLGHRNTGLHHFQYFCEGCGQIFSSAWGRLPQSMHGYERGNYFTCPYCRVKHDKYVAYIERGAPAPDGARLVVKEYKTVVTLEVYSNTLEFNDYLGVYERQYKETFRFDIAKQSVSFTNYRTGIKQESIEIGNPFELDFFLKSILRFFCSNSLANAEQKSELNALLKVLRETVKSKLEKRLKHKVPSMFVSSGTYWGILLIPILNIAYRVACPDAPNLPAEYRGAPLDIRDFWRNKLIKKYRYMDRIMSKTRQKKDFLTALIENHSLPDKPLVRRILTEDPFAIKMLSTSFRLCKNYDHAISTFYGVRKMIDTWRHQDYDGIPKFLRAMKKLYGEAGVNRLVWESSELNMFDCARLYGQLNDENKKSLKEEPVKLRDLHDWMSLQHKRQTHVNVKFTVPDYIVKRLSMQRSRLKFFLPEESMQLLEAGHELHNCVAAYGDNMKDNKLWIVLVADDTGRLAACLGIRGKELIEAKLDRNMPVSSNVKLNSEILDWAKYANIKINTSDVKVTSKKESKEAVPA; encoded by the coding sequence ATGACAAAAATAGCAGCAGAAGTAATAATACCCCATATGTTTACCGCCTACGCGGAGGACCTTGGCCACCGCAACACTGGGCTGCATCATTTCCAATATTTCTGTGAGGGCTGTGGACAGATATTTTCCTCAGCCTGGGGCAGGCTCCCACAAAGTATGCACGGATATGAACGCGGCAATTATTTTACCTGCCCCTACTGCAGGGTAAAACATGACAAATATGTGGCCTATATAGAACGAGGGGCGCCGGCTCCTGATGGAGCGCGCTTAGTAGTCAAAGAGTATAAAACCGTGGTTACCCTGGAGGTCTACAGCAACACACTCGAATTCAACGACTATTTAGGCGTTTACGAAAGGCAATACAAGGAAACCTTTCGGTTTGATATTGCGAAGCAATCTGTTTCATTCACAAATTATCGCACCGGCATAAAACAGGAGTCGATTGAGATAGGGAATCCCTTCGAGCTGGATTTTTTTCTAAAAAGCATACTCCGGTTTTTTTGTTCAAACAGTCTGGCCAACGCAGAGCAAAAGTCAGAACTGAATGCACTGCTGAAGGTCCTTCGGGAAACCGTTAAAAGTAAGCTAGAAAAGCGCTTAAAACACAAGGTGCCCTCAATGTTTGTCAGTTCCGGTACCTATTGGGGGATACTGCTGATTCCAATCCTTAACATAGCATACCGTGTAGCGTGTCCGGATGCTCCCAACCTGCCGGCGGAATACAGAGGGGCTCCTCTTGATATCCGGGATTTTTGGAGAAACAAATTAATTAAAAAATACCGCTATATGGACCGCATTATGAGCAAAACCCGGCAGAAGAAAGACTTTTTAACCGCACTGATAGAAAATCATTCTTTGCCGGACAAGCCGTTGGTAAGGCGGATATTAACAGAGGATCCGTTTGCAATTAAGATGCTTTCAACGTCCTTTAGGCTGTGTAAAAACTATGACCATGCAATCAGCACGTTTTATGGAGTTCGGAAAATGATTGACACATGGAGACATCAAGATTATGACGGAATCCCAAAGTTTTTAAGAGCCATGAAAAAACTTTATGGTGAGGCTGGCGTTAATCGACTGGTTTGGGAAAGCTCAGAGTTAAACATGTTTGACTGTGCCAGGCTATACGGCCAGCTGAACGATGAAAACAAGAAATCTCTTAAAGAGGAACCAGTTAAATTAAGAGATCTTCACGATTGGATGTCATTGCAGCACAAACGGCAAACCCACGTGAATGTAAAATTTACCGTTCCGGACTACATTGTAAAAAGACTGTCCATGCAGCGGTCCCGGCTGAAGTTTTTTCTCCCTGAAGAGTCCATGCAGTTACTGGAGGCTGGCCATGAGCTTCATAACTGTGTGGCGGCATACGGTGATAATATGAAAGATAATAAGCTTTGGATTGTTTTGGTGGCTGATGATACAGGAAGACTGGCAGCTTGCTTGGGGATAAGAGGTAAGGAATTAATTGAGGCTAAACTAGATAGGAACATGCCGGTATCAAGTAATGTTAAATTAAATAGTGAAATATTAGACTGGGCAAAGTATGCCAACATCAAAATTAATACATCAGACGTGAAGGTGACAAGCAAAAAGGAATCCAAGGAAGCCGTGCCTGCATAG
- a CDS encoding ParB N-terminal domain-containing protein: MLIDIGKITVKDRIRKDYGDIDELAQDIKENGLINPPVVTPEYELIAGERRLRAINKLGYSQVEVRVMSVKDYEHQLNLEISENESRKEFTRKERLEYAQKLIELKRLQGLNLDLDEDQVTQEASKESGIGSRAQFYKEKFISENADEETLEKWDKGDISTHAAYQKILKERDELKAKLEKAQNTVDQVVEERNKLKEETSSLQSNVNTTNQVLKDTQGTVKMLQDELKKERERGKTEVERLVGLLDEAKKTGSSDEKIKQLENELAAAKGQVEELTKKINEPVEKVPEEVEKELNDLREKTRQLENKAGQPEQILKFRVQFDTVVTIILRRYWIYWMRLKRWLRKSARAIRVL, from the coding sequence ATGCTTATCGACATTGGGAAAATAACAGTCAAAGACCGTATTCGTAAAGACTATGGGGACATAGATGAACTTGCTCAGGACATCAAGGAAAACGGCTTAATCAATCCGCCTGTTGTAACCCCTGAATATGAGCTGATTGCCGGGGAAAGAAGGTTAAGAGCAATAAATAAACTGGGTTACAGTCAGGTTGAGGTCCGGGTTATGTCTGTAAAAGACTACGAGCATCAGCTAAATTTGGAAATATCGGAAAATGAAAGCAGGAAAGAGTTTACCAGAAAAGAGCGGCTCGAATATGCTCAAAAACTCATTGAACTTAAGCGCTTACAAGGTCTAAATTTAGACCTTGATGAAGACCAAGTAACCCAGGAAGCATCGAAGGAGTCGGGCATCGGAAGCAGGGCGCAATTCTATAAAGAAAAGTTCATTTCAGAGAACGCCGATGAGGAAACATTGGAGAAGTGGGATAAAGGAGATATCTCTACTCATGCAGCTTATCAAAAAATTCTCAAGGAGCGGGATGAGCTGAAAGCTAAGCTTGAAAAAGCCCAAAACACAGTAGACCAGGTAGTTGAGGAGAGAAATAAGCTCAAAGAAGAAACCTCAAGCCTGCAATCTAATGTCAACACCACAAACCAGGTATTAAAAGACACTCAAGGCACTGTTAAAATGCTCCAGGATGAATTAAAAAAAGAGAGGGAAAGAGGTAAGACAGAAGTTGAAAGATTGGTGGGCCTGCTGGATGAGGCCAAAAAGACAGGTTCGTCAGATGAGAAAATAAAACAGTTGGAGAATGAACTTGCAGCGGCCAAAGGCCAGGTTGAGGAATTGACGAAAAAAATAAATGAGCCGGTCGAGAAGGTTCCGGAAGAAGTAGAAAAAGAGCTAAATGATCTGAGGGAAAAGACCAGGCAACTGGAGAATAAAGCTGGGCAACCTGAGCAAATCCTGAAATTTCGGGTGCAGTTTGATACAGTGGTGACTATAATTTTAAGACGTTACTGGATATATTGGATGAGATTAAAGAGGTGGCTCCGGAAGAGTGCCAGAGCTATAAGGGTGCTATAG